One part of the Raphanus sativus cultivar WK10039 chromosome 7, ASM80110v3, whole genome shotgun sequence genome encodes these proteins:
- the LOC108815152 gene encoding uncharacterized protein LOC108815152 has translation MGEGSSSRGGPKTLKRIRKTEVISYEQSVVQLSKEARKTCLIVERKRKRSLNTVDGAYSAVFDNTYPQYKWLYKGWLVEERRIMLSGRLYRYYYDPKGRVYKFRYEVEQVFEDMGEHLAEKKPVVIVLDD, from the exons ATGGGTGAAGGTAGCAGTTCTAGAGGCGGGCCAAAGACGCTGAAGAGAATCAGAAAAACGGAGGTCATCAGTTATGAGCAAAGCGTGGTGCAATTATCGAAAGAAGCGAGAAAGACATGCTTGATTGTGGAGAGAAAACGTAAAAGGTCATTGAACACAGTTGATGGAGCATACTCAGCTGTCTTTGATAACACCTATCCTCAATACAAGTGGCTTTACAAAGGTTGGCTCGTCGAGGAGCGTCGCATCATGCTGTCTGGCCGACTTTACCGG TACTATTACGATCCAAAGGGGAGAGTGTACAAATTCAGGTACGAAGTGGAGCAGGTTTTCGAAGACATGGGAGAGCATCTGGCTGAAAAGAAGCCAGTGGTCATCGTCCTCGACGACTAA
- the LOC108816012 gene encoding uncharacterized protein LOC108816012 — protein MSGAGVPDFFYREAQRLGYVARSAFKLLQIQKQYKLIKPGSSVLDLGCAPGAWLQVACQSLGPLRSGGNVVGMDIKKVKVPPLCDARVQTISADVLNFPRQKIRELSPEHMGFSVVLSDMCHSVTGINSRDAALSAELGMRALNLAVGQAAISKSLDDDDDDDDDDDDDDDDDDDDGADEESRVGVLRHGGHLVIKLLESEDAQDFARICKPIFNKASWLRPKATRPSSREIYLICQGFRS, from the exons ATGAGTGGGGCGGGAGTGCCTGACTTCTTCTACAGAGAAGCTCAACGTCTTGGCTATGTAGCTCGTTCCGCTTTCAAG CTTCTACAGATTCAAAAGCAGTACAAGCTCATCAAACCAGGATCCTCTGTTCTTGACCTAGGTTGTGCCCCTGGTGCTTGGCTTCAG GTTGCCTGCCAAAGCTTAGGTCCGCTTAGAAGTGGTGGAAACGTCGTTGGTATGGATATAAAG AAGGTGAAGGTTCCTCCACTGTGTGATGCTCGAGTGCAGACCATTAGCGCCGATGTTTTAAACTTTCCCAGACAAAAGATTAGGGAGTTATCTCCTGAG CACATGGGGTTCTCGGTGGTTCTATCAGATATGTGTCACTCAGTAACTGGAATTAACAGTAGAGATGCAGCTCTCTCTGCTGAACTGGGAATGCGAGCTCTTAATTTGGCTGTTGGTCAAGCTGCCATCTCTAAGTcacttgatgatgatgatgatgatgatgatgatgatgatgatgatgatgatgatgatgatgatgatggagctGATGAGGAGAGTCGTGTTGGTGTGCTTAGGCATGGAGGTCATCTTGTCATCAAGCTTCTAGAAAGCGAGGATGCTCAAG aTTTTGCGAGGATTTGCAAGCCCATCTTTAACAAGGCATCTTGGTTGAGACCTAAAGCTACAAGACCATCATCTCGAGAGATCTACTTGATTTGCCAGGGATTTCGTTCATAA